In one Chitinophaga sancti genomic region, the following are encoded:
- a CDS encoding MlaD family protein: MLKVSNETKVGILAAVAIAMLILGFNLLKGKSLFSHTKTIYAVYTQVNGLQPSSAVQVNGLVVGNVANLDVMDKNAGRILVTLTIKKKIDIPRNSVARITGDLLGTKTVQIDFGNANDYLKDGDTVYAAVDGSVTDALKEQLNPLVQKLEGTLGSVDSVLLTVNSIFDTTTKGNLREAIAHLNATMGNFSHTSASLNGMLDPKHGNVSATFDNLQSLTANLKANNDKITAILTNAEKTTAALSNGQLDKTLQELQQMATRLNETIAKLNSTDGTAGMLLNDKKVYVNLQNSLSNLNKLLEDLRVNPKRYVHFSLFGKKSKPQPIPSDTATAQ; this comes from the coding sequence ATGCTTAAAGTATCGAACGAAACTAAGGTTGGCATCCTGGCTGCAGTAGCCATCGCAATGCTGATTTTAGGTTTTAATTTGTTAAAAGGTAAAAGCCTTTTTTCGCATACCAAGACTATTTATGCCGTATATACACAGGTAAATGGCCTCCAGCCTTCCAGCGCCGTTCAGGTAAATGGCCTCGTGGTAGGTAATGTAGCCAACCTGGACGTGATGGATAAAAATGCAGGCCGCATCCTGGTAACGCTGACTATCAAGAAGAAAATTGATATTCCCCGCAATTCTGTTGCCCGCATCACCGGAGACCTTTTAGGTACCAAAACCGTACAAATCGACTTTGGTAACGCGAACGATTACCTGAAAGACGGGGATACCGTATATGCTGCCGTAGATGGTTCTGTAACCGATGCCCTGAAAGAACAGCTGAACCCATTGGTACAAAAGCTGGAAGGAACACTGGGATCAGTAGACTCTGTGCTGCTGACCGTGAACTCCATCTTTGACACGACCACCAAAGGCAATCTCAGAGAAGCCATTGCTCACCTGAATGCCACTATGGGCAACTTTTCCCATACTTCCGCATCCCTGAATGGCATGCTGGACCCAAAACATGGTAATGTGTCTGCTACTTTCGATAACCTGCAGTCACTCACCGCTAACCTGAAAGCAAATAATGACAAGATCACCGCTATACTGACCAATGCAGAAAAAACAACTGCAGCGCTGTCTAACGGTCAACTGGATAAAACACTGCAGGAACTGCAGCAAATGGCTACACGCCTGAACGAAACAATTGCAAAACTGAATAGTACCGATGGTACAGCAGGTATGTTGCTGAACGATAAGAAGGTATATGTGAACCTGCAGAATTCATTAAGTAACCTGAATAAATTGTTGGAAGACCTTCGCGTAAATCCAAAGAGGTATGTACACTTTTCTTTGTTCGGTAAGAAATCCAAACCTCAGCCCATACCATCAGATACTGCTACGGCACAATGA
- a CDS encoding OstA-like protein, producing the protein MQHLAKVGLILAGICLGSMFSAKAQDTLRQKTDTGKVIHIIDAETLNVITKNGVSLNRFINHVIFRQGNTLFFCDSTFIDKATNVLDAYGHIHINQADSIHIYGDYLHYEGETRLATMRDNARLTDGKVTISGPELQYDMNARIGTYTRGGKLVNGSSVLTSQEAFYYADTKDVYFKKNVLLVDPEYTLTTDTLLYNTISKVATIVAPTTINDGKTIMYTTSGEYNTETGEGNFDSRPTIEDSATTITADRIIMDKRTGMAYAYGNMVYRDTAQHMSLLSNYGTVNQTKKTILATQHPLMILEGKTDTMYLSADTLYSAILGKDSINVRKPLKDTIPIVKEKPAEKEMPDLAKADSIAKALPDSTAKALSDSIQSVVKAGVDSIPAIAQQLPAPGGLPPGKGPGGKPPVPPTQPNRNPPFLNTKSDTTARKFQESLQKANGIADRERDSLINVVDTAKLAKVNPALPKDIRDSLVKAGPDVLHQKPDTSKAKDTTEIRYIMAWHNVKIYSDSLQGVADSVYYSTKDSIFRFYRNPVLWANSTQLSGDTIHLYTKNQTADKIYLTQNSLIVKEVSEDLYDQIKGNFITGYFINQSLDWMHVDGNAESIYYVQDDDGSIISVNKTLSGVINMYFIEGQLHHVNFIKDPEGTMYPFGQRPIDQMKLPNFKWEIKRRPKSKYELIGGVKEKEQAPDTTTEATSLP; encoded by the coding sequence ATGCAGCATTTAGCTAAAGTCGGGCTTATCCTCGCCGGGATCTGCCTTGGTAGTATGTTCTCTGCCAAAGCACAGGATACCCTTCGGCAAAAGACTGATACCGGGAAAGTGATCCACATTATAGACGCTGAAACTTTGAATGTAATCACGAAGAACGGGGTTTCACTGAACCGATTTATAAACCATGTCATTTTCCGCCAGGGAAATACATTGTTCTTTTGTGATAGTACATTTATTGACAAGGCGACCAACGTGCTGGATGCCTATGGGCATATTCATATTAACCAGGCAGACAGTATTCATATCTATGGTGATTACCTTCATTATGAAGGGGAAACCAGGCTGGCTACCATGCGTGACAACGCCCGCCTGACAGATGGTAAGGTTACCATCTCCGGCCCGGAGCTGCAATATGATATGAATGCCCGCATAGGTACCTACACCAGGGGTGGTAAACTCGTAAACGGCTCCAGCGTATTGACCAGCCAGGAAGCCTTTTACTATGCTGATACCAAAGACGTTTATTTTAAAAAGAATGTATTGCTTGTAGATCCGGAATATACCCTGACTACAGATACCCTCTTATATAATACTATTTCTAAAGTGGCCACCATCGTAGCTCCCACTACGATCAATGATGGTAAGACCATTATGTACACCACTTCCGGAGAATACAATACGGAAACCGGCGAAGGTAACTTCGACAGCCGTCCTACCATTGAAGATAGTGCAACCACCATCACTGCTGACAGGATCATTATGGACAAGAGAACCGGGATGGCGTATGCCTACGGTAACATGGTCTACAGGGATACTGCTCAGCATATGAGTCTCCTTTCCAACTATGGTACCGTCAACCAGACCAAGAAAACTATCCTGGCTACACAGCATCCGCTCATGATCCTGGAAGGCAAAACGGATACAATGTATCTGTCTGCAGATACCCTGTATTCCGCCATCCTGGGCAAGGATAGTATCAATGTAAGGAAACCATTGAAGGATACTATTCCAATTGTGAAGGAGAAACCAGCGGAGAAAGAAATGCCGGATCTGGCCAAAGCAGACAGTATTGCCAAAGCATTACCAGATAGTACGGCAAAAGCATTGTCAGATAGTATACAGTCGGTGGTGAAAGCAGGTGTTGATAGTATTCCGGCAATTGCACAGCAATTACCTGCACCGGGCGGCCTTCCTCCGGGCAAAGGTCCGGGTGGCAAACCACCAGTTCCGCCAACACAGCCAAATCGCAATCCTCCATTCCTTAATACCAAAAGCGATACAACTGCCAGGAAATTCCAGGAAAGTCTGCAAAAGGCCAATGGGATTGCTGACCGTGAACGTGATAGCCTGATAAATGTAGTAGATACAGCAAAACTGGCGAAAGTAAATCCCGCGCTGCCAAAAGATATACGCGATAGCCTGGTAAAAGCAGGTCCTGACGTACTGCACCAAAAACCTGATACCAGCAAGGCAAAAGATACGACAGAAATCAGGTACATCATGGCATGGCACAATGTAAAGATCTACTCTGATTCCTTACAGGGTGTGGCAGATAGCGTATACTATTCTACGAAGGATTCCATCTTCCGCTTCTATCGCAACCCTGTATTGTGGGCGAATAGTACACAGCTGAGCGGAGATACCATTCACCTATATACGAAAAATCAAACTGCCGATAAAATCTACCTGACACAGAATAGCCTGATCGTGAAAGAAGTAAGCGAAGATCTGTATGACCAGATCAAAGGAAACTTTATCACGGGCTATTTTATAAACCAGAGCCTGGACTGGATGCACGTAGATGGTAATGCAGAAAGTATCTATTATGTACAGGATGATGATGGTTCTATCATCAGCGTGAACAAAACTTTGAGTGGTGTAATCAATATGTACTTCATTGAAGGACAGCTGCATCATGTGAACTTTATCAAGGACCCGGAAGGAACGATGTATCCATTCGGTCAGCGACCTATCGATCAGATGAAATTGCCTAATTTCAAATGGGAGATCAAGCGCAGACCGAAATCGAAGTATGAGCTGATAGGCGGTGTGAAAGAAAAAGAACAAGCACCGGATACAACAACTGAAGCGACTTCTTTACCTTAA
- a CDS encoding NAD(P)H-hydrate dehydratase — MKIFTAQQIREADAYTIQHLPISSLDLMERAAGACTSWICKYFAPETPVYIYCGMGNNGGDGLAITRLLRNRDYNAHAFVLHHSEKATADHVANREALLQKYPHALHDLPNTTSIPALPADVLIIDAILGTGLSRPVEGWLAGIIQQLQTLHATHTIISIDLPSGMQADSSSVNTPVVKAHHTLSFECYKLAFLFPENAGITGEVHILPIGLHPDYIQQTPTPFQISEESLIKSIYKPRSPFAHKGTYGHALLIAGSEGKMGAAILSAQSCLRAGVGLLTCHVPKCGYTIIQIAVPPAMCIVDDQYDHSSGFQTDVSKYKVIGIGPGIGTAAGTAWAMERLFEQYRQPMVLDADALNILATTPGLIDKVPAGSLLTPHPKEFERLFGKTANNREQLQVLSHNAIEKRLCILLKGRYTAMAFPDGNIFFNTTGNPGMATGGSGDVLTGILTALLAQGYSSKDAMLMGVYMHGMAGDYAAETLSQEAMTANDIIDYLGKSFLRLHR, encoded by the coding sequence ATGAAGATCTTCACGGCACAACAGATTCGCGAAGCAGATGCATATACTATTCAGCACCTGCCAATCAGCAGCCTGGACCTGATGGAAAGAGCTGCGGGTGCGTGTACCAGCTGGATTTGCAAATACTTCGCACCAGAGACACCGGTATACATTTACTGCGGTATGGGCAACAATGGCGGAGATGGTCTTGCTATTACACGCCTGCTCAGGAACAGGGATTACAATGCCCATGCATTTGTATTGCATCATAGTGAAAAAGCCACTGCAGATCATGTTGCTAACCGGGAAGCGCTGCTACAAAAATATCCTCATGCCCTGCATGATCTACCCAATACCACCTCTATTCCCGCACTGCCTGCAGATGTCCTGATCATAGATGCTATTTTAGGTACAGGGCTCAGCAGGCCCGTGGAAGGCTGGCTTGCGGGAATCATCCAGCAGTTGCAAACATTGCATGCCACTCATACTATCATCTCGATCGACCTGCCTTCGGGCATGCAGGCAGATAGTTCCTCCGTGAATACACCTGTTGTAAAAGCTCATCATACCCTGAGTTTTGAATGCTATAAACTTGCTTTTTTATTTCCTGAAAATGCAGGCATTACGGGAGAAGTTCATATTCTGCCCATTGGCCTGCATCCGGATTATATTCAGCAAACACCTACCCCATTTCAGATTAGCGAAGAATCACTGATCAAAAGTATTTACAAGCCCCGTTCTCCTTTTGCGCACAAAGGCACTTATGGCCATGCGCTGCTCATAGCAGGCAGCGAAGGGAAAATGGGTGCGGCAATCCTTAGCGCCCAATCCTGCCTGAGAGCAGGTGTAGGCTTGTTAACCTGTCATGTTCCTAAATGCGGATATACTATTATCCAGATAGCTGTACCGCCAGCGATGTGTATCGTGGATGATCAATACGACCACAGTTCCGGTTTTCAAACAGATGTTTCCAAATACAAGGTAATCGGTATCGGGCCAGGCATTGGCACAGCTGCGGGCACCGCCTGGGCCATGGAACGGTTATTTGAACAATATCGTCAGCCGATGGTGCTGGATGCGGATGCCCTCAACATCCTCGCCACTACACCGGGTTTGATTGACAAGGTGCCTGCAGGAAGTCTGTTAACGCCACACCCTAAAGAGTTTGAGCGTCTTTTTGGTAAAACAGCAAATAACAGGGAGCAACTACAGGTATTATCTCACAACGCAATTGAAAAGAGGCTTTGTATACTCTTAAAAGGGCGATATACAGCGATGGCATTCCCTGATGGCAACATTTTTTTTAACACAACGGGCAATCCAGGCATGGCTACGGGGGGTAGCGGGGACGTGTTGACGGGTATTTTAACCGCACTTTTAGCACAGGGATATTCTTCAAAAGATGCGATGCTGATGGGCGTGTATATGCATGGTATGGCTGGTGACTATGCGGCTGAAACCCTCTCCCAGGAAGCAATGACAGCAAATGACATCATTGACTATCTCGGCAAATCCTTTCTGCGCCTGCATCGATGA
- a CDS encoding sodium-translocating pyrophosphatase: MNIVYLVPCFGLLALLFTAVRSSWVSRQDAGNERMTEIARYIAEGAMAFLKAEYKILTYFVIIAAILLGIMGASHENSDWTIALAFIIGAVFSATAGFIGMRIATKANVRTAQAARTSLSQALKVSFTGGSVMGMGVAGLAVLGLGTLFIILKSYFGAVPNTNEMIKTIEVLTGFSLGAESIALFARVGGGIYTKAADVGADLVGKVEAGIPEDDPRNPATIADNVGDNVGDVAGMGADLFGSYVATVLATMVLGSEIISNDKFGGLGPILLPMMIAGFGIVFSMIATVFVRISENAGLNTSTVQKALNMGNWGSIVLSAIASAALVYWILPEGSIYLKRDYLPGTNDLREGTKAITQGGVVGAIFVGLAVGTLMSIITEFYTAMGKRPVLSIIRQSSTGHATNVIGGLAVGMESTMLPIIVLAAGIYGSYACAGLYGVAIAAAGMMATTAMQLAIDAFGPIADNAGGIAEMSELPKEVREKTDILDAVGNTTAATGKGFAIASAALTALALFAAFVGVAKINGIDIYKANVLSGLFIGAMIPFIFSSLAIRAVGEAAMSMVEEVRRQFRTIPGIMEGTGKPEYDKCVAISTQASIKKMMVPGAIALITPIVVGFVFGPEVLGGFLAGATVSGVLMGIFQNNAGGAWDNAKKSFEKGVVINGETYYKKSEPHKASVTGDTVGDPFKDTSGPSMNILIKLMSIVSLVIAPTLADIHHTGKVETVKKQQVKTEQVIAKK; encoded by the coding sequence ATGAATATCGTTTACCTTGTTCCATGTTTTGGCTTGCTTGCCCTGCTATTTACTGCTGTCCGCAGTTCATGGGTATCCCGTCAGGATGCCGGTAATGAAAGGATGACAGAAATAGCCCGCTACATAGCAGAAGGGGCAATGGCTTTCCTAAAGGCTGAATACAAGATTCTAACCTATTTTGTCATTATTGCCGCTATCCTTTTGGGGATCATGGGAGCTTCTCATGAAAACTCTGACTGGACAATTGCCCTTGCATTTATCATTGGAGCTGTATTCTCCGCTACCGCTGGTTTCATTGGAATGAGAATCGCAACGAAAGCAAATGTACGTACTGCTCAGGCTGCACGTACCAGTCTGTCACAAGCCCTCAAGGTTTCTTTTACCGGTGGATCTGTAATGGGTATGGGTGTTGCCGGTCTGGCTGTATTAGGCCTCGGAACACTGTTCATTATCCTGAAATCTTACTTTGGTGCAGTTCCAAACACCAATGAGATGATCAAAACCATCGAAGTATTGACCGGCTTCTCACTGGGTGCAGAAAGCATTGCTTTGTTTGCACGTGTGGGTGGTGGTATCTATACAAAAGCTGCGGATGTAGGCGCTGACCTGGTAGGTAAAGTGGAAGCCGGCATCCCGGAAGATGATCCGCGTAACCCTGCTACCATTGCGGATAACGTAGGAGACAATGTAGGTGACGTAGCTGGTATGGGTGCAGACCTCTTTGGATCTTATGTAGCTACAGTACTGGCAACCATGGTACTGGGCAGTGAAATCATCTCCAACGACAAATTTGGTGGCCTTGGCCCGATCCTCCTGCCGATGATGATCGCAGGTTTTGGTATTGTGTTTTCCATGATCGCTACCGTATTTGTAAGGATTTCTGAAAATGCAGGTCTGAATACCAGTACCGTACAAAAAGCGCTGAACATGGGTAACTGGGGGTCTATCGTACTCTCCGCTATCGCAAGTGCAGCCCTGGTTTACTGGATCCTGCCAGAAGGTTCAATCTACCTGAAACGTGATTATTTACCCGGAACAAATGATTTACGTGAAGGTACCAAAGCGATCACACAAGGTGGTGTAGTAGGTGCTATTTTCGTGGGATTGGCTGTGGGAACGCTGATGAGTATCATCACTGAGTTTTATACCGCAATGGGCAAACGTCCGGTACTCTCTATTATCCGTCAGTCTTCAACCGGCCACGCTACTAACGTGATTGGTGGTCTGGCAGTAGGGATGGAGTCTACTATGCTGCCGATCATTGTGCTGGCAGCTGGGATCTACGGATCTTATGCCTGTGCAGGTCTCTATGGTGTGGCAATTGCTGCCGCCGGTATGATGGCTACTACAGCGATGCAGCTGGCGATCGATGCCTTCGGCCCTATTGCTGATAACGCAGGTGGTATTGCTGAAATGAGTGAACTGCCAAAAGAAGTAAGAGAAAAAACCGATATCCTGGATGCAGTTGGTAATACAACAGCCGCAACGGGTAAAGGTTTCGCTATTGCATCTGCAGCACTGACAGCGCTCGCGCTGTTTGCAGCATTCGTAGGTGTGGCAAAGATCAATGGTATTGATATTTATAAGGCGAATGTGCTGTCTGGTCTGTTCATTGGTGCCATGATTCCGTTTATCTTCTCCTCCCTGGCAATCAGGGCTGTGGGCGAAGCGGCCATGAGCATGGTGGAAGAAGTAAGAAGACAATTCAGGACCATTCCTGGTATTATGGAAGGAACCGGCAAACCTGAATATGATAAGTGTGTAGCGATTTCAACACAGGCTTCTATTAAGAAAATGATGGTGCCTGGTGCGATTGCGCTGATCACTCCTATCGTAGTTGGTTTTGTATTTGGTCCGGAAGTGTTAGGTGGTTTCCTGGCCGGTGCTACTGTAAGTGGTGTACTGATGGGGATCTTCCAGAACAATGCAGGCGGTGCCTGGGATAATGCGAAGAAAAGCTTTGAGAAAGGTGTGGTGATCAATGGTGAGACTTATTACAAAAAGTCAGAACCACATAAAGCATCAGTAACCGGTGATACTGTAGGTGATCCGTTTAAAGATACTTCAGGTCCTTCCATGAACATCCTGATCAAGCTGATGTCTATTGTGAGTTTGGTGATCGCTCCTACATTGGCAGATATCCATCATACAGGAAAAGTAGAAACTGTAAAAAAACAACAGGTGAAAACCGAGCAGGTGATCGCTAAGAAATAA
- a CDS encoding RrF2 family transcriptional regulator produces MVKSKFAISIHILSLLSLSESEWLSSDIIAGSLNTNPALVRKELAALKEADLVEGKEGKNGGSRLTKPANNIYLSDVFQIVKENHIFGFSPNLPNPACPVGREINGALESLFDTIDQAVYEKLKHTTLAEFSAQFVT; encoded by the coding sequence ATGGTCAAAAGTAAGTTTGCAATATCAATTCACATCCTCAGCCTGCTCAGCCTATCTGAGTCAGAATGGCTGTCGAGTGATATCATTGCAGGTTCACTTAATACGAACCCCGCCCTGGTGCGTAAGGAACTGGCAGCCCTGAAAGAGGCTGACCTGGTTGAAGGCAAGGAAGGGAAAAATGGGGGTAGCCGCCTGACCAAACCAGCAAACAATATCTACTTGTCCGATGTTTTCCAGATAGTAAAGGAAAACCACATCTTCGGCTTCTCTCCTAACCTTCCCAACCCTGCCTGCCCTGTAGGCAGAGAGATCAATGGAGCGCTGGAAAGCCTTTTCGATACCATCGACCAGGCTGTATATGAGAAACTGAAGCATACCACACTGGCGGAATTCAGCGCTCAGTTTGTGACCTGA
- a CDS encoding NAD(P)-dependent oxidoreductase, whose translation MKLTIVGASGFIGGALLAEALERGHEVTAIVRNPEKITITSPKLTVKQGDVADADKLAELVTGTEAIISSFNAHDTPTYLKLIQGLANGARKAGIKRVLVVSGAGSLEIAPGKQLLDTPEFPAEWKGGATAAREGFYWLREQNDLDWTVMSPAAYIFPGERTGKFRLGKDTLVTDAEGNSKISNKDYAVALIDEVEKNQHVKARFTAAY comes from the coding sequence ATGAAATTAACTATCGTAGGCGCGTCTGGCTTTATTGGCGGCGCATTATTAGCTGAAGCACTGGAAAGAGGACATGAAGTAACTGCTATCGTGCGTAATCCGGAGAAGATCACTATTACGAGTCCTAAACTGACCGTAAAGCAGGGTGATGTAGCTGATGCTGACAAACTTGCTGAATTGGTAACAGGCACTGAGGCTATTATTAGCTCTTTCAATGCGCATGATACCCCTACTTACCTGAAACTGATCCAGGGTCTGGCAAATGGTGCAAGAAAAGCTGGTATCAAGCGTGTGCTGGTGGTAAGTGGCGCAGGTAGCCTGGAAATAGCGCCGGGTAAGCAATTACTGGATACACCGGAATTCCCGGCAGAGTGGAAAGGTGGTGCAACTGCTGCCCGCGAAGGTTTCTACTGGCTGAGAGAACAGAATGACCTGGATTGGACGGTGATGAGCCCTGCGGCTTATATCTTCCCTGGAGAACGTACCGGTAAGTTCCGTTTGGGTAAGGATACCCTGGTTACTGATGCAGAAGGTAACAGCAAGATCTCAAATAAGGATTATGCGGTAGCGCTGATTGATGAAGTGGAGAAGAACCAGCATGTGAAGGCAAGGTTTACTGCTGCTTACTAG
- a CDS encoding helix-turn-helix transcriptional regulator, producing the protein MGVQIRNDINELLLEEEMGDDLQEKFVSTKLVEERQEIKYHFGEAVFRETFFDGYHIFSGDASVYENLHVNATEAVPSVSLLFMVRGHFNTNVGYDRQRVFGTLEHNLFFNPIGVENAHIIKQEGLAVVGMNFSKERFLQLADNNGRILDMLANNVAGNKPIILNKKTNHPITTRMLMILDEIRNCQFQGGHKKLFLQSKVIELLALQCEQQEQADDARDKKHLLSVTDREKIFHARDLLLEQMQEPPSLTELSRAAGLNEFKLKNGFRQVFDNTVFGYLNDHKMEQARRLLNAAAQSVTEIAEQLGFSSVQHFSTAFRKKFGVSPVKLRHL; encoded by the coding sequence ATGGGTGTCCAGATTAGGAATGATATAAATGAATTATTGCTCGAAGAGGAAATGGGGGACGACCTTCAGGAAAAATTCGTCTCTACCAAACTGGTAGAAGAGCGGCAGGAGATCAAATACCACTTTGGGGAGGCGGTGTTCCGGGAAACCTTTTTTGACGGATACCATATTTTCTCCGGCGATGCCTCTGTATACGAGAACCTTCATGTGAATGCCACAGAAGCTGTGCCTTCCGTTTCGCTGTTATTTATGGTACGCGGGCATTTCAATACCAATGTAGGTTATGACCGCCAGCGGGTGTTTGGTACCCTGGAACATAACCTGTTTTTCAACCCGATAGGAGTGGAGAATGCGCATATCATTAAGCAGGAAGGACTGGCAGTAGTGGGGATGAACTTCAGCAAAGAACGATTCCTGCAGCTGGCCGACAATAACGGCCGCATCCTGGATATGCTGGCAAATAATGTGGCAGGCAATAAACCGATTATCCTGAATAAAAAGACGAATCATCCTATTACTACCCGCATGCTGATGATTCTGGATGAGATCCGGAACTGTCAGTTCCAGGGAGGACATAAAAAACTATTTCTCCAATCTAAAGTAATAGAGTTGCTGGCCCTGCAATGTGAACAGCAGGAACAGGCGGATGATGCACGTGATAAAAAACACCTCTTATCAGTCACAGACAGGGAAAAGATCTTTCATGCAAGAGACCTGTTACTGGAACAAATGCAGGAACCACCATCCCTTACAGAGTTATCAAGAGCAGCAGGATTGAATGAATTTAAACTGAAGAACGGGTTCAGACAGGTGTTTGATAATACTGTGTTTGGATACCTGAATGATCATAAAATGGAGCAGGCGCGGCGATTATTGAATGCCGCTGCACAGTCAGTGACGGAGATAGCAGAGCAATTAGGGTTTTCCTCTGTGCAACACTTCAGTACTGCATTCAGAAAGAAATTCGGCGTCAGCCCGGTAAAGCTGCGACATTTATAA